One Chloroflexota bacterium genomic window carries:
- a CDS encoding ATP-binding protein, whose amino-acid sequence MAQPAPARPPLLFDRESEWSDLTGFFAGPDDTPRLGLVYGRRRQGKSFMLENLTAATGGFYHQALEEARRPALERIAAAAAAFAGAPAWAGGRFDDWAAAFRALADLAGGRPMVIDEFPYLLRESPELPSVIQAAYDGARSGRHPAFRLVLCGSALSVMTGLLTGQQALRGRAVLDLAVDSFDFRQSRSYWGISDLEVALLVHAVIGGPPGYRDLLDGAVPSSIAEFGEWLAAGVLNPSHALFREAEYLLTEDPTLVDRALYRSIIATIAEGASTRRGVASRLAKPDSALDYPLNQLERGQFIVRDQDLLRPNRPLLRVADPLLRFHFAVLRPELARLEARLTNDAWAASEARFASQVLGPHFEALARAWTRRYASTRTLGGRARRVGFVQVNDSLAKQAFEIDVVADADTRVSGKPMLLAIGEAKGGDAVRAMGDLARLGRARSLLAGRADVSQARLLLFGRSGFAPDVIETARGRRDVELIDLQRLYEGD is encoded by the coding sequence ATGGCACAGCCGGCGCCCGCCCGCCCGCCGCTACTGTTCGACCGGGAGAGCGAGTGGTCGGATCTCACGGGGTTCTTCGCCGGCCCGGACGACACGCCGCGCCTGGGACTCGTCTATGGCCGGCGTCGTCAGGGCAAGAGCTTCATGCTCGAGAACCTGACGGCCGCGACCGGCGGGTTCTACCACCAGGCGCTCGAGGAAGCGCGTCGTCCGGCCCTTGAGCGCATCGCGGCCGCGGCGGCAGCCTTCGCCGGTGCCCCCGCATGGGCGGGCGGTCGCTTCGACGACTGGGCCGCAGCATTTCGGGCGCTCGCCGACCTCGCGGGCGGGCGGCCGATGGTGATTGACGAGTTCCCCTACCTCCTTCGCGAGTCGCCGGAACTCCCGTCGGTCATCCAGGCTGCCTACGACGGCGCGCGGTCGGGGCGGCATCCGGCCTTCCGTCTCGTCCTCTGTGGATCCGCGCTCTCGGTGATGACCGGCCTTCTCACGGGGCAGCAGGCGCTGCGCGGTCGCGCCGTCCTCGACCTGGCCGTCGACAGCTTCGACTTCCGGCAGTCACGGAGCTACTGGGGCATCTCCGACCTGGAGGTGGCGCTGCTCGTCCACGCGGTCATCGGCGGTCCGCCGGGCTACCGCGATCTCCTCGATGGGGCCGTTCCGTCGTCGATCGCGGAGTTCGGGGAATGGCTTGCGGCGGGCGTGCTCAACCCATCGCATGCGCTGTTCCGGGAGGCCGAATACCTTCTGACGGAGGACCCGACTCTCGTCGATCGAGCGCTCTACCGGTCGATCATCGCGACGATCGCGGAGGGTGCTTCGACGCGTCGGGGCGTCGCCAGCCGGCTCGCGAAGCCCGACAGCGCTCTCGACTACCCGCTGAACCAGCTCGAGCGCGGTCAGTTCATCGTCCGGGATCAGGACCTCCTTCGACCGAATCGCCCGCTCCTGCGCGTCGCCGACCCCCTTCTTCGGTTCCACTTCGCCGTGCTGCGGCCGGAACTCGCCCGGCTCGAGGCTCGACTGACGAACGATGCATGGGCCGCGTCGGAAGCCCGCTTCGCATCACAGGTGCTCGGGCCCCATTTCGAGGCGCTCGCGAGGGCGTGGACGAGGCGTTACGCGTCCACCCGGACGCTCGGTGGGCGCGCGCGTCGGGTGGGGTTCGTGCAGGTGAACGACTCACTGGCAAAGCAGGCGTTCGAGATCGACGTGGTCGCGGACGCCGACACACGCGTGAGCGGGAAGCCGATGCTCCTCGCGATCGGCGAGGCCAAGGGCGGCGACGCCGTGCGGGCAATGGGCGATCTCGCCAGGCTCGGGCGTGCCAGGAGCCTCCTGGCCGGTCGGGCCGATGTGAGCCAGGCCCGGCTCCTTCTCTTCGGGCGATCTGGCTTCGCTCCCGATGTCATCGAGACGGCGCGGGGGCGCCGGGACGTCGAACTCATCGACCTCCAGCGACTCTACGAGGGCGATTGA
- a CDS encoding MFS transporter produces MLLGSVALGLLAGFLLGGNLGDLVANTRRLRWLAVLVLGAIVRFGTEAGLHASIGAFATFRLPLFTLAFGLLLLGCWANRREPGFVIAFVGIGMNLVPIILNNGYMPVWAPSLAAAGFTVADVQSGFHAILSTPLDASFLLHGGPLGDVIPIPLPIIQNVASVGDLFLAGGLAFFAFASVMRSSLDDLGGAPARAPGPLTGLAGTARIPRTVDAAIRGQGIRAETGLAAGLAEASMLERPLVFGSAGAGLSSPALALLPGAERRPARTATPRAATATTAAAAAVTGPWIAAPGIAVRRPRHPYIRLALNGSFSALWVGQLISLFGDRVHQIALAFLVFRATDSPLAVALVFLSASLPNLILGPIAGTFVDRWDHQEIMVVSDLLRGSIVLLIPIAAVTNVWLAYPLVFLVTSVSLFFRPARTAIIPRIVQQDELLTANSATWLGDTMADIVGYPLAGLFVAFLGSALPLAFWIDAGTYVASALLIATMAVPAMRRSTGGTDLAAAPKAGFFAEFREGWSFLRNETVLLANTLQGAAGQFTLGVLLAITPVYAAEAIQRGPIEATAAYAFLETAIGVGNLIGGFAVGLIGARLAKGRMVIVGYTAWGISIAALAIAGQLPIAIGLMVGQGVANMIFIIPSQTLFQERTPPDLIGRVVGFRFSLVFGSQTIAMAVAGILALQFGPAPVLGVFGLTTMLAGLAGLLVPAVRDA; encoded by the coding sequence GTGCTGCTCGGGAGCGTCGCCCTCGGCCTCCTCGCCGGGTTCCTGCTCGGCGGCAACCTGGGCGACCTCGTCGCCAACACTCGACGGCTTCGCTGGCTCGCGGTCCTCGTCCTCGGCGCGATCGTGCGATTCGGGACGGAGGCGGGGCTCCACGCGAGCATCGGAGCGTTCGCGACGTTCCGGCTGCCGCTCTTCACCCTCGCGTTCGGCCTCCTCCTCCTCGGCTGCTGGGCGAACCGGCGCGAGCCGGGTTTCGTCATCGCGTTCGTCGGCATCGGGATGAACCTCGTCCCGATCATCCTCAACAACGGCTACATGCCCGTCTGGGCGCCGAGCCTCGCCGCCGCCGGCTTCACGGTGGCCGACGTGCAGTCGGGGTTCCACGCGATCCTGTCCACCCCGCTCGACGCGTCGTTCCTCCTCCATGGCGGTCCCCTCGGGGACGTCATCCCGATCCCACTCCCGATCATCCAGAACGTCGCCTCCGTCGGCGACCTGTTCCTGGCCGGTGGGCTCGCGTTCTTCGCGTTCGCTAGTGTCATGCGTTCGTCGCTCGACGATCTGGGCGGCGCACCGGCCAGGGCGCCCGGTCCGCTCACCGGTCTCGCCGGGACGGCCCGCATCCCGCGGACGGTGGACGCGGCGATCCGAGGTCAGGGCATCCGCGCCGAGACGGGACTCGCCGCCGGCCTCGCCGAGGCGTCGATGCTCGAACGCCCGCTCGTCTTCGGAAGCGCGGGGGCCGGTCTTTCCTCGCCGGCGCTCGCCCTACTGCCCGGCGCGGAACGACGGCCGGCACGGACCGCCACGCCTCGCGCCGCCACCGCCACCACCGCCGCCGCCGCCGCGGTGACCGGTCCCTGGATCGCCGCTCCCGGCATCGCCGTCCGCCGCCCCCGGCACCCGTACATCCGGCTCGCCCTCAACGGCTCGTTCTCGGCGCTCTGGGTGGGTCAGCTCATCAGCCTGTTCGGAGACCGGGTCCACCAGATCGCCCTTGCGTTCCTCGTCTTTCGAGCCACGGACTCGCCACTCGCGGTTGCGCTCGTGTTCCTCTCCGCCTCGCTGCCGAACCTGATCCTCGGGCCGATCGCGGGTACATTCGTGGACCGCTGGGACCACCAGGAGATCATGGTCGTCAGCGATCTGCTCCGCGGCTCGATCGTCCTGCTCATCCCGATCGCCGCGGTGACGAACGTCTGGCTCGCCTACCCGCTCGTCTTCCTCGTGACGTCCGTGTCGCTCTTCTTCCGACCGGCACGGACGGCGATCATCCCCCGCATCGTGCAGCAGGACGAGCTCCTCACGGCGAACTCGGCGACGTGGCTCGGCGACACGATGGCGGACATCGTTGGCTACCCGCTCGCCGGACTCTTCGTCGCGTTCCTCGGATCGGCGCTCCCGCTCGCGTTCTGGATCGATGCCGGGACGTACGTCGCCTCGGCGCTTCTCATCGCGACGATGGCCGTGCCGGCGATGCGTCGGAGCACGGGCGGGACGGATCTCGCCGCGGCACCGAAGGCGGGGTTCTTCGCCGAGTTCCGTGAAGGCTGGAGCTTCCTCCGCAACGAGACGGTCCTTCTCGCGAACACGCTCCAGGGAGCGGCCGGCCAGTTCACGCTCGGGGTTCTCCTCGCGATCACCCCGGTCTACGCCGCGGAGGCGATCCAGCGCGGTCCGATCGAGGCGACGGCCGCCTACGCCTTCCTCGAGACGGCGATCGGCGTCGGCAACCTCATTGGTGGTTTCGCGGTGGGGCTCATCGGGGCACGTCTCGCGAAGGGTAGGATGGTGATCGTGGGCTACACGGCCTGGGGAATCTCGATCGCGGCCCTCGCGATCGCGGGGCAGCTGCCGATCGCGATCGGCCTCATGGTGGGCCAGGGCGTCGCGAACATGATCTTCATCATCCCGAGCCAGACGCTGTTCCAGGAGCGGACGCCGCCGGACCTCATCGGTCGAGTCGTGGGTTTCCGGTTTTCGCTCGTCTTCGGCTCGCAGACGATCGCCATGGCGGTGGCCGGGATCCTCGCCCTGCAGTTCGGTCCGGCCCCCGTCCTCGGGGTCTTCGGGTTGACGACGATGCTCGCCGGGCTCGCCGGTTTGCTCGTGCCGGCGGTGCGCGACGCCTGA
- a CDS encoding HD-GYP domain-containing protein, with protein sequence MANHAGIVLPAILGGIVRVAILGGSHDLGLDFVSMLVGAGVYFVGNVTLASSLVALRTGKSPRDIFIGDFRGITLSALALAPLAWLMAQVYLVVWWATLLFALPLYTTRVAYHRFVEMREMFTQTIQSLANAVDKRDPFTANHSQRVMLIATDIGRTMKCNEAEMEALEWGGLLHDIGKIGVRDEILLKQEKLTRDERMKMNAHPELGAQIISPVLRLAPELPIIRHHHEWYNGSGYPDRLIGDEIPKLARVLHVADAFEAMTAKRPYRMTPLTAEQALSELRRFAGVQFDPVVVDAFVRTPWVDGIVDPGRTVEPRPIPLLAQAAGRMAQASARPDASAPHSAGRVSDIN encoded by the coding sequence TTGGCGAACCACGCCGGAATTGTCCTGCCCGCGATTCTCGGCGGGATTGTCCGTGTGGCTATTCTCGGTGGCTCCCACGATCTCGGTCTCGACTTCGTGAGCATGCTCGTGGGCGCCGGCGTCTACTTTGTCGGAAATGTCACGCTTGCCTCCTCATTGGTTGCCTTGCGCACGGGCAAGAGTCCACGTGACATCTTCATCGGCGACTTCCGAGGAATCACACTCAGCGCTCTGGCCCTCGCCCCGCTGGCGTGGCTCATGGCGCAGGTTTACCTCGTCGTGTGGTGGGCCACCCTCCTATTCGCGCTCCCCTTGTACACCACGCGCGTCGCCTATCACCGGTTCGTGGAGATGCGGGAGATGTTCACGCAGACCATCCAGAGCCTGGCCAATGCCGTGGACAAGCGCGATCCATTCACGGCGAACCATTCCCAGCGGGTGATGCTCATCGCGACCGACATCGGACGGACGATGAAATGCAACGAGGCGGAGATGGAGGCACTCGAGTGGGGCGGCCTCCTCCACGACATCGGCAAGATCGGGGTGCGTGACGAGATCCTCCTCAAGCAGGAGAAGCTCACGCGCGATGAGCGGATGAAGATGAACGCCCACCCGGAGCTCGGGGCGCAGATCATCTCGCCCGTCCTGCGCCTGGCGCCGGAGTTGCCGATCATCCGGCACCACCACGAGTGGTACAACGGCTCGGGCTATCCGGACCGCCTCATCGGCGACGAGATCCCGAAGCTGGCACGGGTGCTCCACGTCGCGGATGCGTTCGAGGCGATGACGGCCAAGCGCCCGTATCGCATGACCCCGCTGACGGCAGAGCAGGCGCTCTCGGAGCTGCGGCGGTTCGCCGGGGTGCAGTTCGATCCGGTCGTCGTGGATGCGTTCGTCCGCACGCCATGGGTCGATGGCATCGTCGATCCGGGTCGGACGGTCGAGCCGCGGCCGATCCCGCTCCTCGCCCAGGCGGCCGGTCGCATGGCGCAGGCGTCGGCTCGACCGGACGCGAGCGCCCCACACTCGGCGGGCCGAGTCTCCGACATCAACTAG
- a CDS encoding dodecin domain-containing protein has translation MVGTSPRSWSDAARQAVATASRTVRNIRTVEVVKSTAIVEDGEIVEYRVELKIGFEYEG, from the coding sequence ATGGTCGGGACCAGCCCACGTTCGTGGAGCGACGCAGCGCGCCAGGCCGTCGCGACCGCCTCGCGGACCGTCCGCAACATCAGGACGGTGGAGGTCGTGAAGTCCACCGCGATCGTCGAGGACGGCGAGATCGTCGAGTACCGGGTCGAGCTGAAGATCGGCTTCGAATACGAGGGCTGA
- a CDS encoding zinc-ribbon domain containing protein: MYQDRVLTCRDCGEEFVFSAGEQAFFASKSLQNDPQRCAGCRAAAKQARMTTGPREYHTAICGECGGQATVPFAPRNDRPVYCSSCFDKVRAAAGVAASPTPA, from the coding sequence GTGTATCAGGATCGCGTATTGACCTGTCGTGACTGCGGCGAGGAGTTCGTCTTTTCAGCGGGGGAGCAGGCGTTCTTCGCGAGCAAGAGTCTCCAGAACGACCCACAGCGCTGCGCGGGCTGCCGGGCCGCCGCCAAACAGGCCCGGATGACGACCGGGCCCCGCGAGTATCACACTGCGATCTGCGGCGAGTGCGGCGGCCAGGCGACAGTGCCCTTCGCACCGCGCAACGACCGTCCGGTCTACTGCAGCTCGTGCTTCGACAAGGTGCGGGCCGCCGCGGGGGTGGCGGCGAGCCCCACTCCGGCCTGA
- the dnaB gene encoding replicative DNA helicase — MDRLPPQSIEAEQSTLGALLIDRDAIIEVADFLRAEDFYRPANGSIFAAALDLYERREPIDIVTVSETLERQGSLESIGGRTYLSSLANQTPTAVHAVPYARIVERKAILRNLIGAAGRIAGIGYEDPAEIQEAIDRAESELFTVSQRRITVGFSRLDRLLHDAYDRLDYLHAHRGEISGIRTGFNDLDALTTGLQKSDLVIVAARPSVGKTSFALNVAEHAAVRDKKSVGVFSLEMSKEQLVLRLLSSVANIDSQRLRSGFLEELDFARIAPAMNALSEAPMYIDDTPSISTMELRTKARRLQAESGLDLVIVDYLQLMQASTTSRDANRVQEVSEISRGLKALARELSVPVMALSQLSRQPEMRESKEPRLSDLRESGAIEQDADLVLFLWRDKERGSDDAAQDGEVVKLKLAKHRNGPTGEVDLWFKKRQTRFVSYAGERYAEAG, encoded by the coding sequence ATCGACCGCCTCCCACCGCAGAGCATCGAAGCCGAGCAATCGACGCTCGGTGCGCTTCTCATCGATCGAGACGCGATCATCGAGGTCGCGGACTTCCTCCGCGCGGAGGACTTCTATCGACCGGCCAACGGATCGATCTTTGCGGCGGCCCTCGACCTCTACGAACGGCGCGAGCCGATCGACATCGTCACGGTCTCCGAGACGCTCGAGCGACAGGGCTCGCTCGAGTCCATCGGCGGCCGGACGTACCTCTCGAGCCTGGCGAACCAGACTCCCACTGCCGTCCACGCCGTGCCGTACGCCCGGATCGTCGAGCGCAAGGCGATCCTCCGGAACCTCATCGGCGCCGCGGGGCGCATCGCCGGCATCGGATACGAGGATCCCGCGGAGATCCAGGAGGCGATCGATCGGGCGGAGAGTGAGCTCTTCACCGTCAGCCAGCGCCGGATCACGGTCGGGTTCAGCCGGCTCGATCGGCTCCTCCACGACGCCTACGACCGCCTCGATTACCTCCACGCCCATCGCGGCGAGATCAGCGGGATCAGGACCGGCTTCAACGACCTCGACGCGCTGACGACCGGTCTCCAGAAGAGCGACCTGGTCATCGTGGCGGCGCGACCGTCCGTCGGCAAGACGAGCTTCGCCCTCAACGTCGCCGAGCATGCCGCCGTGCGCGACAAGAAGAGTGTCGGCGTCTTCAGTCTCGAGATGAGCAAGGAGCAGCTCGTCCTTCGCCTCCTCTCGAGCGTCGCGAACATCGACTCGCAGCGCCTCCGGAGCGGATTCCTCGAAGAGTTGGACTTTGCCCGGATAGCGCCGGCGATGAACGCACTCTCGGAGGCGCCGATGTACATCGACGACACGCCGAGCATCTCGACGATGGAACTCCGGACCAAGGCCCGCCGCCTCCAGGCGGAGTCCGGACTCGACCTCGTGATCGTCGACTACCTCCAGCTCATGCAGGCGTCCACGACGAGCCGCGACGCGAACCGCGTCCAGGAGGTATCGGAGATCTCGCGCGGCCTCAAGGCCCTGGCGCGCGAACTCTCGGTCCCGGTCATGGCCCTCTCCCAGCTGTCGCGCCAGCCGGAGATGCGCGAGAGCAAGGAGCCGCGACTCTCGGACCTCCGCGAATCGGGCGCCATCGAACAGGACGCGGACCTCGTCCTGTTCCTCTGGCGGGACAAGGAGCGCGGTTCGGACGATGCCGCACAGGATGGCGAGGTCGTGAAGCTCAAGCTCGCGAAGCACCGCAACGGGCCGACGGGCGAAGTCGACCTCTGGTTCAAGAAGCGACAGACACGATTCGTCAGCTACGCCGGAGAGCGATACGCCGAGGCGGGTTGA
- the lexA gene encoding transcriptional repressor LexA, translating into MTRHDAERKIKILDYIAATLRARGYPPSVREIARAVGLASTSAVHHHLQILERDGYLERGAAQSRAIRLTPTAAIRLGLAAELVPQAEAAASRVLPIIGEVAAGGPIEAYQDVSETMAVPEILAPSGDAYVLKVRGDSMIEAHIADGDFVLIRPQSTARNGDIVVAQVEENAVTLKRFFREKDKVRLKPANPAYPDQIYDDVRIQGKLIGVIRRLD; encoded by the coding sequence GTGACCAGGCACGACGCCGAGCGCAAGATCAAGATCCTCGACTACATCGCGGCGACGCTGCGCGCGCGGGGTTACCCGCCGTCCGTCCGCGAGATCGCGCGCGCGGTCGGCCTGGCGTCCACGTCCGCCGTCCACCATCACCTCCAGATCCTCGAGCGTGACGGTTACCTGGAGCGCGGCGCAGCGCAGTCTCGTGCGATCCGCCTCACGCCCACGGCCGCGATCCGCCTCGGGCTCGCCGCGGAGCTCGTCCCCCAGGCGGAAGCCGCCGCGTCGCGCGTGCTCCCGATCATCGGCGAGGTCGCCGCCGGCGGGCCGATCGAGGCGTATCAGGATGTTTCCGAGACCATGGCCGTGCCCGAGATCCTCGCGCCGAGCGGAGACGCCTATGTCCTCAAGGTCCGCGGCGACTCGATGATCGAGGCCCACATCGCGGACGGGGACTTCGTCCTCATCCGCCCGCAGTCCACCGCCCGCAACGGTGACATCGTCGTCGCCCAGGTGGAGGAGAACGCCGTCACCCTGAAGCGCTTCTTCCGCGAGAAGGACAAGGTCCGCCTCAAGCCGGCGAATCCGGCCTACCCGGACCAGATCTACGACGACGTGCGGATCCAGGGCAAGCTCATCGGGGTGATCCGCCGCCTGGACTGA
- a CDS encoding DUF1232 domain-containing protein has protein sequence MARSRTNDHAAATKVSAAKTSRNGRRDPGRTGSIRRLLGYAAFLPLASRAPSYVRLIVALIQDVRTPLARKAVLAGAAGYLLLGRDLIPDDIPVLGGIDDLVVVILAVDVFLDGVPSDLLHEKLDELGIERDAFDRDVAQIRRLTPKSVRRTLRRVPQAASAAGRAISATDIGPRLRSWISREGSPA, from the coding sequence ATGGCGCGCTCGCGCACGAACGATCACGCTGCAGCGACCAAGGTCAGCGCAGCGAAGACGTCCCGCAACGGACGACGCGACCCGGGCCGGACCGGGTCGATCCGACGTCTGCTCGGCTACGCGGCGTTCCTGCCGCTCGCGAGTCGGGCGCCCTCGTACGTCCGTCTCATCGTCGCGCTCATCCAGGATGTCCGGACGCCCCTCGCCCGCAAGGCGGTCCTCGCCGGAGCCGCCGGGTACCTGCTCCTCGGGCGCGACCTGATTCCCGACGACATCCCGGTCCTCGGCGGGATCGACGACCTGGTCGTCGTGATCCTTGCCGTCGATGTCTTCCTCGATGGCGTGCCGAGCGATCTGCTCCACGAGAAGCTCGACGAGCTCGGCATCGAGCGGGACGCCTTCGATCGCGATGTTGCCCAGATCCGCCGCCTCACGCCCAAGTCCGTGCGGCGGACGCTCCGTCGTGTCCCGCAGGCCGCCTCGGCTGCCGGCCGCGCCATCTCAGCCACCGACATCGGGCCGCGCCTGCGGTCCTGGATCTCCAGGGAGGGTTCCCCAGCGTGA
- a CDS encoding 50S ribosomal protein L9, translating to MKIILTSDVAKLGKSGELKSVADGFAVNFLIPQNLAVPAAGGAYRAWQHDIASREDKRRREREEAEIYATRIASTTLTMGVKVGEGGKLYGSITTKDIADALARRGIEVDRHKVDLDEPLKSLGTYKVAVKVFAGMTPEVTIVVEPKG from the coding sequence GTGAAGATCATCCTCACGAGCGACGTCGCCAAGCTCGGCAAGAGCGGTGAGCTCAAGTCGGTCGCCGACGGCTTCGCCGTGAACTTCCTCATCCCGCAGAATCTCGCCGTGCCCGCCGCGGGTGGTGCCTACCGTGCCTGGCAGCACGACATCGCGAGCCGCGAGGACAAGCGTCGCCGCGAGCGGGAGGAGGCGGAGATCTACGCCACCCGCATCGCGAGCACGACCCTCACGATGGGCGTAAAGGTCGGTGAGGGCGGCAAGCTCTACGGTTCCATCACGACCAAGGACATCGCCGACGCGCTCGCCCGCCGCGGCATCGAGGTGGACCGCCACAAGGTGGACCTCGACGAGCCGCTCAAGTCACTCGGCACGTACAAGGTCGCGGTCAAGGTCTTCGCCGGCATGACGCCGGAGGTCACGATCGTGGTCGAACCGAAGGGCTGA
- the dinB gene encoding DNA polymerase IV, translating into MTTRTILHVDLDAFFAAVEQRDRPGLRGRPVIVGGGGPTDRGVVSAASYEARAFGVHSAMPLRTAGALCPQGVFLPVDGVKYQAVSREVMAILRRFTPLVEPISIDEAFLDVTASRSLFGDGPTIGGLIRVAISDEIHLTASVGVATTKLVAKVASDLRKPDALVVVPPGEEAVFLAPLPIARLWGVGARTAEALRELGVSTIGDLAALDPALVERRFGRNGIALSERARGVDPDPVGQGDAAKSIGHEHTFDVDTSDREVIERTLLAMAEGVSGRLRSAGVRAGTVTVKIRDSSFRTVTRQRTLVEPTDLTEPIWRAALELARPEVRGIRVRLIGVTASNLGEREQIALFEGADERRRSVVEASDAIRRRYGERTITRARLLGTGLPAPFERDPLTAPERRQGGRVPGPEARHGLPPDPDAERRP; encoded by the coding sequence ATGACCACCCGGACGATCCTCCACGTCGACCTCGACGCCTTCTTCGCGGCGGTCGAACAGCGCGACCGGCCGGGACTCCGTGGGCGGCCGGTCATCGTCGGCGGTGGCGGGCCGACCGATCGTGGCGTCGTTTCGGCGGCGAGTTACGAGGCTCGGGCGTTCGGTGTCCACTCGGCGATGCCGCTGCGGACGGCCGGCGCGCTCTGTCCCCAGGGCGTCTTCCTTCCGGTGGACGGCGTCAAGTACCAGGCGGTGAGTCGCGAGGTGATGGCGATCCTCCGGCGCTTCACCCCGCTGGTCGAACCGATCTCCATCGACGAGGCGTTCCTCGACGTCACGGCATCGCGGTCCCTGTTCGGCGACGGGCCGACGATCGGCGGGCTCATCCGGGTGGCGATCAGCGACGAGATCCACCTCACGGCGTCCGTGGGCGTCGCGACGACGAAGCTCGTCGCCAAGGTCGCCTCCGATCTCCGCAAGCCGGACGCGCTCGTCGTGGTGCCCCCCGGCGAGGAGGCCGTGTTCCTCGCACCGCTGCCGATCGCCCGGCTGTGGGGCGTCGGAGCCCGGACGGCGGAGGCGCTCCGGGAGCTCGGCGTGAGCACGATCGGCGACCTCGCGGCGCTCGATCCGGCGCTCGTGGAGCGACGGTTCGGAAGGAACGGCATCGCGCTCTCCGAGCGGGCCCGGGGCGTCGATCCGGATCCGGTCGGCCAGGGCGACGCGGCGAAGTCGATCGGCCACGAGCACACCTTCGATGTCGACACGAGCGACCGGGAGGTCATCGAGCGGACGCTCCTCGCCATGGCCGAGGGCGTCTCCGGTCGCCTGCGGTCCGCGGGAGTCCGGGCCGGCACGGTGACGGTGAAGATCCGCGACTCGTCGTTCCGCACCGTGACCCGCCAGCGAACGCTCGTCGAGCCGACGGATCTCACCGAGCCCATCTGGCGCGCCGCGCTCGAGCTCGCCCGGCCGGAGGTCCGCGGCATCCGCGTCCGGCTCATCGGCGTGACGGCCTCGAATCTCGGTGAGCGGGAGCAGATCGCGCTGTTCGAGGGGGCCGACGAGCGGCGACGAAGCGTTGTCGAGGCCTCCGACGCGATCCGTCGACGGTATGGCGAGCGGACCATCACCCGGGCCCGCTTGCTCGGCACGGGATTGCCGGCGCCCTTCGAACGCGATCCGTTGACGGCCCCCGAGCGACGGCAGGGTGGACGGGTCCCTGGGCCGGAAGCTCGCCATGGGCTTCCGCCCGACCCGGACGCCGAGCGGCGGCCATAG
- a CDS encoding cyclodeaminase/cyclohydrolase family protein — MPPEAAAVPFRKMTVEDFIGQLASEEPVPGGGSASAVAASLGAALVTMVATLSSDRPRYADHAATHARSVATGRRLASRFLELADDDAAAYGSFAIAMKMPRETEDDRARRSARLRAAALTATQVPFACVEACRDLVAATEELAGRSNVNAASDLAVASLLGEAAARGAAANVRINLPALGDPARAAEIESRVDALLVQVTSLAERTRSVVASGEARDPLPADLEQ, encoded by the coding sequence GTGCCACCCGAGGCTGCGGCCGTTCCATTCCGCAAGATGACCGTCGAGGATTTCATCGGTCAGCTCGCATCGGAGGAGCCGGTCCCGGGGGGAGGAAGTGCGTCGGCGGTCGCCGCGAGTCTCGGCGCCGCACTCGTCACGATGGTCGCGACCCTGTCCTCGGACCGGCCTCGGTACGCCGATCACGCCGCGACCCATGCTCGGTCCGTCGCGACCGGCCGCCGTCTTGCCAGCCGGTTCCTCGAGCTCGCGGACGACGATGCCGCGGCGTATGGGTCCTTTGCGATCGCGATGAAGATGCCGCGCGAGACGGAAGACGACCGGGCCCGGCGATCGGCGAGACTCCGAGCCGCGGCGCTCACGGCCACCCAGGTTCCATTCGCCTGTGTCGAGGCGTGCCGCGATCTCGTGGCCGCGACCGAGGAGCTCGCCGGCCGGAGCAACGTCAACGCGGCGAGTGACCTGGCGGTCGCGTCGCTGCTCGGCGAGGCCGCGGCGCGTGGCGCTGCGGCCAATGTCCGGATCAACCTCCCGGCTCTCGGCGACCCCGCGCGCGCGGCGGAGATCGAGAGTCGCGTCGACGCGCTCCTCGTCCAGGTCACCTCGCTCGCCGAGAGGACTCGCTCGGTCGTCGCCTCCGGCGAGGCGCGCGACCCGCTGCCGGCCGATCTCGAGCAGTGA